The DNA sequence CCAAATAAAAATAACCGCCTTTTTTTAAAACCCTTGCCACTTCCCGAAAAACCTTTTCTGGCTGTAAATAATGCAAAAAGCTAATTGTATTAAAAACCGCATCAAATTGATTATCTGCAAAAGGTAAATCATGAGCATCCGCACGAACAAAGATTAAACGGGGATGATGGGTATTTGCTAAACGAGCATTAGTCAGCATCTCTGGAGATAAATCCGCCCCTATCCCTTTTAAATCGGAAAATTCTTCTGCTAATCGATTTAACAATTTTCCCGTACCACATCCTAAATCCAAAATCAAAGGAGAAGAAGGTAAATTAATATAATCCAATAAACGGGTATGAATTGCTTGATAAAAGATAGTAGTGAAGGTGAAATCGTAAAATCTAGCCCAAACATCAAAAAAAATCCGTTTTTGCCGAATAAAAATCTCTTCTTGCATCTTTCTTTATCTTGTATAAATTTACTCAGAAAAAGATTTAATAAATCTTTAGATTATTTTATATTAATTAATGTAAACAAAAACATTAAAATAATTAAATTATGATAAGTTTTTCGTGCTAATAAATTACTTATAGTTTATCAGTATAAATAGTGATAAATAATTATGCTTTAGACAAAATTAATAAAAAAATACAGTGAATACCCTGTTGTTTTGAGATAACTTTATCAAATACAATAAAAATAGATTAAAAATGAAAGTTTAAATATAATTTTGATAGTATCTTGCTTTGATATTAATTATTGTGCGGGTAATATGTGTTGACTCTAGTATAAATTGAAAAAAGAACTATGACTACTTTAAAAACACACTCTGAATATAAACAAGAAAACGAGAAACTTTTTGTAAATTATCGACAAAATCATGATTTGAAGATAAGAAACCAAATTTTAGAGTTAAATATGGGATTGGTGCGCAAAGAAGTGTGTCATTGGTTGAATCAGTGTCAGGAGAATTATGATGATTTATTACAGGTAGGTTGTATTGGTTTAATCAGAGCAATTGATCGCTACGATATAGAAAAAGGTTTTGCATTTAGTTCTTTTGCTGTTCCTTATGTCAGAGGAGAAATACAACATTATTTAAGAGATAAAGGCTATTCTATTCGGATTCCTCGTCGTTGCTTAGAATTAAAGAATCAGTCTAACCGCATTGTGAGAAAACTCAGAAATGAATTAAATAGACAGCCTACAGATCAAGAAATTGCAAGGGAATTAGGAGTTTCTTTACAGGAATGGCATGATGTTAAACTAGCCCATCAAAATCGTGAACCGATTAGCTTAGATATTAATGCCAATGATGAAGATGAGCGTAGCACTTTAGGAGACTGTTTACCTGATCATCAATATCGTAGTTTTCAATTAGCACAGGAAGACAAAATTCGTTTACAAAATGCTCTATATCAATTAGAAGATGGCACTCGTAAGGTTTTAGAATTTGTATTTTTACAAGATTTAACCCAAAAAGAAACTGCTGATATTTTAGGGGTGAGTGTAATTACTGTATCCAGAAGAATTAAAAAGGGTATTGTGAAAATGAGAAATTTAATTAAACTCGATGAATTCTAAGATGAAAGATGATTTGATATTCAAGATATGTTATGATTATTAAACGATAGCGGGATGTAGCGCAGCTTGGTAGCGCACTTCGTTCGGGACGAAGGAGTCGCAGGTTCAAATCCTGTCATCCCGATTGTGGATCTGTACAGTGCCAAATTCTTGTCTTTGAAGTAGCAATGACAGATTAATAATGAACTCTTGCCGAAAATTATCGATGTGATATTTTCCTTTATCTCTTCTGCTAATCGTCACTAAAGCAGTTAAACCTTTTTGTAGTACACGGTTATTTATTGTTAATTCCTAATTCCTAGCTAATTAAAACAGATTCTATTGTGTTTTCAAAGTAGATAACTTAGCATTGCGATAATAATGAGCTAAAATTTGACGATAGTTAACACCATTTTGGGCTAAATATTGAGCTCCCCACTGACTCAACCCTAAACCATGACCAAATCCTCTACCAGATACTTGTAAGCTATTTCCCCCTAAAGAGACACGGAATAATGTACTTCTTAAATCAAGGGCTTTGCGTAAATCACTACCAGCGACATTTTTAGTAGTGCGATCGCCCACAACTCTCATAGTTACGATTCTGCCTTGGGGGGTAGTTTTTTGGGGAATTAGGGCTTGGATATTGCCGACTCCTCCGACAATTCTACTCATGGTAGAAGGAGAAACGCTTTTATTCCAACTAAAAACAGGGGAATTTTGATCGTAATCGACTACTCCTCGAAGATAGGGTAAGGGAGATACCCAAATATCTTCGACATTTTCAGTATGACCACCAGAAGAAGAATGAAATACCGCTAAAATGATTTGGTTATTGTAAGTCATAACCTCTCCCATGGTTTCCCTTACTGCTTGATGAGTGGTGGTATATTCACTGCTTAAACCTTTATAAACCTGAGTAGCGGTAGTTGTATCTAAATCAAAAAGTTGATTACGTCCACTATTTCGTTTATATAGAGCATAAGTTCTGGCGGCCACGGCTTGAGCTTTCAGTGCGTCTTTAGGCCAACTAGGAATAGCCTCTGCACCGACAACACTATATAGATAATCCTCTAAATCCACATAGTTAATTGCTGTAATTCCTTTACCTTGAGGTACTAATAACACTCTCCCACGATACCAGCGATCTCCAATCCAGACAACCCCGTCTCCACTAGGCTCTAACCATAAACGATTGGATTTCCATTGATTAAGATTAACATTGCCTCCTTGTACTTGAGATACAAAAGAATTCATCCCTGCAACTTGTCCGACAACTCGCCCCGCATTATCTTTTACAACTGCCGGGGTTGAACTACCTATCTGTAAAGAATTAGCACCTTTTTTGATTGCAACCCTTAATTCTAAAGCGGCTTGGGCAGATGGACTAAAGATTAACCAGAGCAAAGATAATAAGCTAAACTTGGCCAACCATTGTAATATTAATTTTTTACCCATAATCTCACACCGTAATTCGTTTTTTGATGATTGTTAACTGAATCTTACTTAATTTCTGCGAGTGTTGTTTTTTTGTGTTAGGAATATTTAAGCAGAAAAAATGACTTTACAAATAGTATTTTTGTTTCCATTCTTTCAAGATCGAACTCAGGTGGTGATAAAATAGCAAGACTGAAAATAAAGCAGAAATAATCAGTAAAAAAGTAATGATTAGAGTTGGTTTAGTTGGTACGGGATATGCGGCTCAAAGACGGGCGGAGGCTTTTCAAGCAAATCCTTTAACTGAGTTAGTGGCGGTGGTGGGCAATAGTGTGGAAACAACAGCTAGTTTTTGTGAAACCTACGACATTCCTTCGATTTCTAGTTGGCAACAGTTAGTAAATGATTCTAGTTTAGATTTAATTTGCATTTCTAATATTAATCGAGATCATGGAATGATTGTAAGAGGTGCTTTATTAGCTGATAAACACGTTATTGTTGAGTTTCCTTTAACTATCAATCCTGATGAGGCAGAGGAGTTGCTAAATTTAGCACAAGACAAAAATAAGTTACTTCATGTAGAACATATCGAAATTTTGGGGGGAGTGCATCAAGCTATTAGGGCTAATTTATCAGCCATTGGCGATCCTTTTTTAGCTCGTTATACGACTATTTTGCCGAAGAGTAGTTTAATGAATAAATGGACTTTTAACTATGAGTATTATGGTTTCCCTTTTATAGCGGCTCTTTCTCGTATTAGTCGTTTTACTGATTTATTTGGAGAAGTGGATTCGGTAAGTTGTTATGGGCGTTTTTGGGATGCTGAAAAGGTTGGTTATTTTTCTGCTTGTTATACTCAGGCACAGTTATCTTTCAAGAATGGTTTATTAGCTTGTTTAACTTATGGCAAGGGTGAACAATTCAAAAGTAGCGATCGCACCTTAGAAATTTATGGTACTCAGGGGACGTTAAAATTCGAGGGAGAAACAGGTAAGATTATCAGGGATGGAGAAGAAAATGCGATCGAAGTTGGTACAAGGCGAGGA is a window from the Cyanobacterium sp. Dongsha4 genome containing:
- a CDS encoding class I SAM-dependent methyltransferase; its protein translation is MQEEIFIRQKRIFFDVWARFYDFTFTTIFYQAIHTRLLDYINLPSSPLILDLGCGTGKLLNRLAEEFSDLKGIGADLSPEMLTNARLANTHHPRLIFVRADAHDLPFADNQFDAVFNTISFLHYLQPEKVFREVARVLKKGGYFYLADYLGNNQMKKVFFTPGGIRFYNKAQRQKLASQAGLITVTHQYILSGVVLTIFQCP
- a CDS encoding RNA polymerase sigma factor SigF — protein: MTTLKTHSEYKQENEKLFVNYRQNHDLKIRNQILELNMGLVRKEVCHWLNQCQENYDDLLQVGCIGLIRAIDRYDIEKGFAFSSFAVPYVRGEIQHYLRDKGYSIRIPRRCLELKNQSNRIVRKLRNELNRQPTDQEIARELGVSLQEWHDVKLAHQNREPISLDINANDEDERSTLGDCLPDHQYRSFQLAQEDKIRLQNALYQLEDGTRKVLEFVFLQDLTQKETADILGVSVITVSRRIKKGIVKMRNLIKLDEF
- a CDS encoding SpoIID/LytB domain-containing protein; translation: MGKKLILQWLAKFSLLSLLWLIFSPSAQAALELRVAIKKGANSLQIGSSTPAVVKDNAGRVVGQVAGMNSFVSQVQGGNVNLNQWKSNRLWLEPSGDGVVWIGDRWYRGRVLLVPQGKGITAINYVDLEDYLYSVVGAEAIPSWPKDALKAQAVAARTYALYKRNSGRNQLFDLDTTTATQVYKGLSSEYTTTHQAVRETMGEVMTYNNQIILAVFHSSSGGHTENVEDIWVSPLPYLRGVVDYDQNSPVFSWNKSVSPSTMSRIVGGVGNIQALIPQKTTPQGRIVTMRVVGDRTTKNVAGSDLRKALDLRSTLFRVSLGGNSLQVSGRGFGHGLGLSQWGAQYLAQNGVNYRQILAHYYRNAKLSTLKTQ
- a CDS encoding Gfo/Idh/MocA family oxidoreductase, producing MIRVGLVGTGYAAQRRAEAFQANPLTELVAVVGNSVETTASFCETYDIPSISSWQQLVNDSSLDLICISNINRDHGMIVRGALLADKHVIVEFPLTINPDEAEELLNLAQDKNKLLHVEHIEILGGVHQAIRANLSAIGDPFLARYTTILPKSSLMNKWTFNYEYYGFPFIAALSRISRFTDLFGEVDSVSCYGRFWDAEKVGYFSACYTQAQLSFKNGLLACLTYGKGEQFKSSDRTLEIYGTQGTLKFEGETGKIIRDGEENAIEVGTRRGLFVKDTEAVIDYLTTGKPLYIENKASVYALKVANATLKAYQGQSICKV